The region GGGAAAGCAATGCGTGGAGGATGATCCGGTCTTACGACCtgacatgaagcaaattgttatTTCCCTTTCACATATTCTTTTATCATCTGTGGAATGGGAAGCTACACTTGCTGGAAATAGCCAGGTATTCAGTGGCCTTGTTCAAGGTAGATAGCCGTACAGACAGACtctttttcttttccttctttTCTATATAAATTAATCTTACTTTCCCACATCCATACCGTATAAATGTGTGTATATAGATGTATAAATGATTTACTCTAGTgttctttttggtatttttccaTTTTCATTTTGTCGGTTGTTTCATAAGACATAAGACATGATGCAAGAACATAACAAGTTGTATTGCGTTTAGAACAAAGACCGATCTCAAATGAgacaaaaattacaatttttttccCCAACAAGGTGTGAAAAAGACGTTAATGCTCTCTCCTTGTGCTCGGGCACTAGAAAGTTTGATGAACTTATTTGAATCACAATTTATTTGTGTACAAAGTTGGTGCAAAGGCTTACATATATTATTCGTGAAATCCTTCACTTGCAAAACGAGGCAAGTATGCGACGGGGTGGAGCGAGCAATGGTCTTCGTGAATGAAGAACTGCCAAATTATCAAGTAATAGAACATCTCCCTTACACCATTGTAATGCAACACACTCTTCATCAAACATCTTTAACAAGTCATTAACCTCATCGCGAGGCAATGGTTCACCGTCGCCAAAAACAACTGCTTTTGTCGGATCATCGTTTAGCTTATCATGCAATCTGCCATACGAAATCGCAAGACTGTTGAACCAGGTCTTTTGTTGTTGGGCTTCGTTGTATCTAAAACTAGGTTTCGGACCTACTATAACTTTGACTTCATCACCCATCCATTCTAGTTTCATTCCCAACTTGGTAGCCCTGCATTTGAATCCAAAAATTAGGCCATTCAAATGTAAATGTAAATCAATTTCATTGTTTGTAAATTACTAGATGTTTCAATACACAATGTCTTAATGAGAAAGAAATATATTGAAATTTGAAAATATAATGTTGGAAAAGAAATAAATCCAAGTATAACCAGATAATGAAAGTACGTTGTTTCATGACTTTACTAATTCTTTAATATCTTATTATATCTAACGAGTCAAAGGAATAAGTCTTTtaagaacttttataaaataaagtcGGTTGGTTGACAATTCGTCCAAAGTGTGTTCCAAATAGATACAAGATTGCTAAAACAATTATGCTAGCCACCCAACATGTCATTTTGTATGGCTTGCTTCTCACGTTATATTCTTGGATGGGATTATATGATAATACAACacaaaattgcatttttttgTCTTGATACCTTAAAACTAAAGGTGTGTATATGGCAGTTTGGTTAGGTTCCTGGTCAAAATCGAACCGGTCATTACAATTGGTTAATGTATTTTGGTAGCCATTGAATATACGTTAGTATTAGTTTTGGTTAATGTTACTAGTCGATTAATGATTTTGACTATCAAAAGGGGGAAAAAACTTAAATTTTGTTGCTATTTAATGAATATTATAATGGTAATTTTACCTTTTTAGCATCTTGAACCAGCACCATctaaattatttttataacataAGAAACTATCTCAATGAGTtgaaacttttgaaaattttgatttactCGCCCATGGTAATCTTAATAACTTGTTACAAGGAGGATATGTGAAAATACATTCTATCGGACCTGGAATTCACCTCATGTGAAAAATTAAAGTTCGTTTATAATTGTCATCATATTAAGAGTTTAAGGTCATTAGGCTCCTCACAAACTATAAGTACATTGTTATACattcatacattgaaaatttagAGTTTAGAGAATAACAAAATGAAAGTGTATGAACATAACTTATgggagttacttgcttgaaattGAATGCTTGAATTTTGATGCTAATATTGTGGTTGTGCCTAAAGCCCTTAATATAGTGCCTTGAAATCTTGAATAATTGTGCGTATAAGTATATAActatattaatataataaaagATCATATAGCCTTTGGCCTAGTGGTAAGGAGTGATTCTCTCAAATAAGAGATCATTAGTTCAAGTGTCTTAGAAGTAAGTTTAGATAGTTttccatttcaaaaaaaaaaaaatctaattcaAAATAGTTACCGATTAAATTTTATATTCCTCACATAATTACATACAATatatttaacatattatatttacatttaaatttttttagttcATTCGGTTAATAAAAATTAGAAACCACGTCACCTCTTAAACTGTAGGGAGTGGAAGGCGCTAAGCTCACGCCATTGGCTCTCGCCAATCAAGCCTGGCCATCTAGCCAGGGAGAAAAGAGAAGAGATAGAAAGGGAAATAGTGGGTTGTGATAGGTGctctttaattttcttttttcgttttttttacaAAATCAAATATATTTAAATGACATCACTATCATTTCTCAACTTTTACAAGGTGGACTTTTTTTTAGGCAAATGCTTAAGTGGCTTCAAACACTTTACCACTCTCTCTAGCCTTATTATAATTGTTCGGTTATATAACTTAATTCGATTTTAATTTGAACTTTTAGTTAATATAATCATCCTAGTTAAAACTTTAAATAACCAAATCTTTAAGATGAATCAAAATGGCTTAACTATGTTGATATTTCTTTTTCTAATATCATTAATaactaattattaaatttgataaaataaaatattgcataaaaaataaaattcttaaataaataatttaagaaACTataaaaacaccaaactatagaataaattacatttttggtccctagcTTTAAGTGATGTTTTCAATTTCGGTGTTCCAAGGAGTTGGTTTTCAATGTTGGTTATATATTTTTGATGTTTCATAGTAACTTTGGTCCTTGAATTGTTAAATTAAACTATTGagcttataatttttttataaaaaatatcatGTTGCCCTTGGATCCCACATGAaccaaaccaatttttttttggaataaaGTTATAAAAATCATCTATATCTGGCACCAAAAATGTAATATACTCTATATAATAatcttgaaattttttgtttagttttactttttattaataattatctAAGTTTGAAAAACGGAAAATATAGACGTAAATGATGGAGAAGTGTGGAAAACCTTTCCTCCGCCACGCTCTTGTCATCGGTCATGAACGTGCCCTTCCAGCCGCGTCCTACCGGCGATGAAGGGTCCAATCCTTCTCGCATAACTCTGTTGTAAATCAATCCTTTCTCTTCCAGTTGCTCCACAAATTCTGGATGCTTCCCATTCATCTTCTCGTAAATCACATGACTCAGAACTATACATGTTTCTCCTCCCCTTCCTGGTTCGATCTCACAGAAGAAAAACAATTTCGAAGGAAATTCGCTAGCCTGCAAAACACAAGATGATCGATATGAGTTTTATTCTATAGTAATTACACAGATTTATCTACAAGTTTTGATCGGAGGTAGGGAGTATATGTATATCATACATGAGATAATTCGTGATGGAAGCCGATCATCTGGTCCGGTGGTGCTTCATTCGCAGTGTACACACGATCGGTAAGCTTCGTCCTGGTTCCTGAACCACCGGCGCCGTAGGAAAAGTCTTCGTAGCCGGAGGAGTCAACGACATCGTTGAAGTCGGAGGCAGTGGAAACAGGGAAGCCTCTGAAGAGAATCGCACCAGATCTATGGAGCAGAGAATCGAGCCATGGTTTATTAGCTTTAATGGCATCTGTTAGCTGAACAGGCTTGGAAGCGTTAGGGTTGGGGAAGAGAACCGCGGGGAAGAATACTCCACTATCAGATTTCTGCTGCTGCAACCCAACCACTTCACTGAATAGGTTTACTTCTGCCATGATCAACCCAAAATTCAAACAATAAGTGGCGATTTTAAGCCAAAATCATATGGGCTTAGATCTCCAACTGCTATTCAATTTGGTGATTTGTGTTGTTTGTTTCTTTCTTATAAATTAATTGAAGAGTTGAAGATAAAGTACGAGTGTTAGaaattaaaatacataaaaatgtgCTATAGGTGTTGCTAGAATAATAAATATCATAACTCAAGCACCCAGTGTTAGAAATTAAAATACATAGTAAATTAAAATGTGCTATAGGTGTTGTTAGAATAATAAATATCATAACTCAAGCACGAGTCTTAGAAATTAAAATACATAAGGGCTGTTCGGCAAAACTAGTTGGTAGTTTGTAGTGTGTAGCAGGTAGCGAGTACCTTATTGCGTTTTGTTAAATGAAGTAACATttggatttggagcgttttgttttAACTAAACGCTAGAAGTTTATAGTGCGAAACGAGACTTTCTGTTTAAaacggagcgttttgtcaaacgctagaagctagaagctcACAAACGTCCCGTGCCGAACACGTCTATAATAAGTAAATGAACACGTGCTATAGGTGTTGCTAGAATAATAAATATCATAACTCAAGCACCTTATTATTAGAAATTAAAATACATAGTAAATGAACATGTGCTATATGTGTTGCTAGAATAATAAATATCATAACTCAAGCATTGAAAAATCGGTTGGTCAAACAATAAAAATGAATTGACTAATCATGGTAATCATCTTTGtcgttttgttcacatttaggcaACTAGTTTTTTTTTACACATTTGATCATTTAACTTGTTATATTTGTTCACATATTATCATTTTCATTAGTTATAACAGATGACAATGATGAACACATTTTacaagttaaatggtcaaatatgtacaaaaaaaagttggctaaatgtgaacaaaacaaaagattaatTACCTGATAAATTATTTTCCTCACTTTTAATAGCAAATTTATTTTTCGCatttgtttgtattttttttttcaaacgttACTTTCAAAGTATCCACAATGTcctaaatatttattaaataccGATTAATTCTAAAGCttactttttaattaataaatatgttttttgttttgtgaaatattttatatagcctcttatatttgtttcttttgtttttaagcatatacaatatttttaaagtaaatagtatctaacaataaaactaaataaattaaatatataacaaTAAGTATGGAGggtcttttaaaaaaaaatattatgtagcaaatcaaaaacattaaaaaaatctatataatgtaaatgttttaaaattattacaactttttaattagaagtttataaacttttaattttttaatacaaCGCTTTAAACACATTATAAAAGAAGGTATtaaattgtcatacaaaatctTTGAAACACTTTAAAAATGTTGCAAAAGAAAGTTTAGAAATAATTGTatgaaagttataaaaataattgtatgaaaatattaaaaacaaaagttaaaaacttgtaagaaaaatttaaaacatttataaaatatttagtttaaaagcacttgtattaaaattatatgaaactataaaaaatgtaaaaaaaaaaaaaaaaaaaaaaaaaaaaaaaaaaaaaaactaataagcaaggtttaaaacattgtatAAAAAAGTTAATGTAACTCCAACTAATAATACCTTTTGCGTAAGATTTGTCCACATGCATAAGGAAACAGAATCCAACTACACTTGGGCACTAAAGTGTTTAAAATCAACAATAGATAGATGCATGTTTCCACGTGTAATTGTCATAGAGACATGACTTGCATGAAagcatatgtgacatccccaaaatcacggtcagaaaagaccgatttcatttatgttttttaaaataatttcagagtaaatccttttgattgaaaagtgttgcggaatttgttcccaaaacaaaacatgataaaataatatttatcaaagcatttcatatagagatgcattttcattatataatcaaaactcgggatgtcatgttccgatacagaccataaagcataaacgataacattacaagtcattcaacaaatatatacatatacagacttgtaaacaaaacaactcaatgattcatccatcttacgcccttgcgccacttcctgtaatacaaataaaactgagtgggtcaggcttgggagcctggtgagcatatagggttttcaacccataataaataaattatatttaatttcaccaaccaatcactatcccgattacccattcccgttatcctcactttacgtccctaaaataacatctatctcaagggacctaatctaggattttcatcaggacggacattactgctaaggggtttcctcaacaatagatatcctaaaggcaaccatgagggggatagagtacaccggtgaacatatcgttcacaacacctacaggttatgaacctgctagcgttccacaggactgtctagaaagagtctgtggtcgttatccatactccgctgaataactagatcaacaacaacaacatcgaggcctctcatctgtttattacacatcaactatctacccatgttctacccaacatattagtagataaaaatatatatttttatacatagtttaaaacctgtacatcattttcattcaatacatattccacataacagatgacgcacacccacataacacgtatttcatagaaaataaaccagatctatgagatagaagagaatgaatatacattcacacatataacaacaaaattatacacataacacgtatttcgtataaaatacttcataattatgcgttagaagaaagtaactacacactcacttgatcagaagatgatcggacagcactacagcttgtagaagtaatattcttcggtagatctggaagatctccacaaaaatcgaacttctcacgggcagagctttggctcgggaatcttacttctcgggatcttcaggacctcgggacttgcttcggggctcgggaatgataccggggcttcggggtacttctggcacgcaaatcgatgcaaaacgggagagagaagagagaaaaagaacaattgagtcggctgccctcgcatcctatttataggagccgGAGCctcgagggtacgcggggcgtactgcctcgatcgtcatggcttacgtatccgaagtcacttgagtgcgaggcggtgcatgcatcggggtacgctgggcgtacgcgagtacgcggggcgtacctcggatcagatcggtgactcctcttcggatactGCCggcttttataattaaatttaaatattaattatttaataaacttcggaaattcatatcttcttcatacgaactccgttttcgacgttctttatatccacgcgtaggtgagactaggctctacaactttcgtttagacttcgtcggctaattttgaatttatttttattatttatttttagtaggcccggacaggaaaacttcgttataaattcataacttcttcgtttgacgtccgttctcgcctaacttttcattgcttcgataccaacaacgagatcttcgattctcgtttagattgtttcggctaaaaaccgctcgatctcaaatcgagtatttcaggctgcataccgctaagtcgaaacttcaataaatcataacttcctcatacgaagttagatttgggcgttctaaatatattcggaaacctcgtttcaactactacaacattatccaaagatatcaaaaaactattacatcaatgataatgcctagcctggaaacgcgggtgtTACAACATGCAATAATGTATTTCCAAAAAACTAAAGGGTTACTTTATAGATGGCATATCAATCTAGGAATTAAGagaaaatataaaacatttttaGTATATCGTCGTTGTTGGACCTCCTTTTATAAAGGCCGGAAAAAATTAGTTGAATCTGAAATTAAGGAAACATACAATTTCAATCTCTTACAATTCGATAAACAATCCGGTGGACTATAAAGGTATTTATTTAACATATCTTTTAGATTTGTTCGTGTgtgtgtataatatatatatatatatatatatatatatatatatatatatatatatatatatatatatatatatatcaaaattgaTGTAAGTGTATTATGTTTCGGAAGTTATTACTTAATTGAAGAAAACATGGTTGACACAATATTAAGAAAAGTTTGTATATGTTTGGATCGACGAATTTCTCCATTTTGGGAATTACACAACCAACAGAGTGGAGAGTCAACATGCCAAGGTAAAACAGTACTTAGACTCATCACAATCAGATATGGCAACAGTATTACCAAGAATTTATGATGCTGTTCAGTTACAAGACTATGCAATCAAAGCAAGTTTAGGACGGAGCATGATTATTGCACGACATCGTTTCGTTCATCCAATTTCCAAAGATTTGGTTGGTAATGTTTCAATTCATGCATTTGAAATAATTTTCAATGAATTTGAACAAATCACTCGTTGAGTTTCACTAGATTGGATTCTACACAAAATGAATATTGGTTTATTATGCAGGATTGGATTCCTCATTGTTAATAAGTATAGTGTAAGCGTCTATTTTTTAGACAAACAATGTTTGTCGACCTGTTTTTCCACTTTGGCATGGTCTGCAAGACATCCTACATTATAGATCTATTGTCATCACATTCGTTCATAATGACTATTACGTAAAAGTTGATTTATAAGAATCACATTTAATGTCTACAATCTTGCCACTTTGACATCGCAACAAATTTGAACGTTCTGCACGTTCTATTGGATGAGAAACATTGTATAATGTTCGACTTAATACATATATTCCACTGAATGCACCGTGTAATAATTGTAATATTCATGTAGTCGGTGTCCCTGATAATTAAAATATGATAGTGTTTGACAAAACGGTGGTAAatgaaaattataattttatttattataattgtGAAAAAATATCATATTATGTTTTTTATTGTTCATGATCGTTATTTATCGATTAAGGTTAAATGAACAAATATGAACAAATCTATATTCATGTTCGTTAAGTTCGTCTTATAGCCCGATTGATATCGTTAATATTAAAACTtaaagaaaaatttaaaattgaaatattatatgaaaattcctaTAATAAAATTGAGCTATTATACAAAATAAAATTGATTATGTAATTATACAGAAATAAATTCTATAGgtatataaaattaaatttataaaattaaattgtgatattatatgttaattcctactataaaaaatttaatagttgaaggtataaattataaatttagtaTATTTTAGAGGGCTATAAATGAAGGTTTTAGTAAATTGGTATAACAACACCACTAATTTAGTTAGACATTACTTTATTGTCAAATATAATATGTAAACTGAATAAGTAATCAATTATCTAAAATCCCATCAAATTGGGTTTTACTTAAAGTCAAAGGGTTTTTGACCTTTAAAAtggtttttgatttttaaatttggTGTATTTAAAATGCCCATCCGATTGCCACTAACAATCCTAGgtgacaaaaaaataaataagttatatatatTTGAGCATTAACTGGCAACcaaatataattatattaaaattcgTGGCTTTTAACtctctatttaaataaaatattatattgatATGTTTTCTTTATATCATAAAATCTTATATAAATTGTATTGTTGGCTGTATTATGTATTAGGTCGTTGATAAGTGGTAAAAATACGAAGTTGGTTGAGATTGTGTATGACTGTATATGGATGTTTCGGAAAATGGTTTTTTTAAACATAGTCTTCGAGCATTAGGTATGAACAATTAATTATAACATCATTTTGGTGACATCTTATATGTCACATCACCAATGGTGTTTGGGGAAATAGTTATCATATTAACAGCATGTTATAACACTAACTTTTTTCCgttttataatttcttttttatttttttccgaattcctttttttattaaaacaaatatattttaaataaaacataatatctaaataaaatataatgtttaa is a window of Lactuca sativa cultivar Salinas chromosome 1, Lsat_Salinas_v11, whole genome shotgun sequence DNA encoding:
- the LOC111900078 gene encoding clavaminate synthase-like protein At3g21360, which produces MAEVNLFSEVVGLQQQKSDSGVFFPAVLFPNPNASKPVQLTDAIKANKPWLDSLLHRSGAILFRGFPVSTASDFNDVVDSSGYEDFSYGAGGSGTRTKLTDRVYTANEAPPDQMIGFHHELSHASEFPSKLFFFCEIEPGRGGETCIVLSHVIYEKMNGKHPEFVEQLEEKGLIYNRVMREGLDPSSPVGRGWKGTFMTDDKSVAEERATKLGMKLEWMGDEVKVIVGPKPSFRYNEAQQQKTWFNSLAISYGRLHDKLNDDPTKAVVFGDGEPLPRDEVNDLLKMFDEECVALQWCKGDVLLLDNLAVLHSRRPLLAPPRRILASFCK